A window from Synechococcus sp. RSCCF101 encodes these proteins:
- a CDS encoding alpha/beta fold hydrolase yields MVCRSDTWSFQGHPVHTVQAGPPSGAAEASGPAVLLVHGFGASTDHWRFNIPVLAERHEVHAIDLLGFGRSAKPQGLAYGGALWRDQLIAYVQERIGRPTVLVGNSLGGFASLAAGAALGETAAGVVLLNAAGPFSDELQQPVGWAAAARRNLIRGLLRNPLLQRLLFENLRRPASVRRTLNQVYIDRRNVDDELVEAILRPSRDPGAFGVFRTVFDIPRGEPLDGLLSGLASPLLLLWGIRDPWIDAERRRSRFQRHAPAATTEVVLEAGHCPHDEVPDQVNGALLEWLAGLPQPSIAASA; encoded by the coding sequence ATGGTCTGCCGCAGCGACACCTGGTCCTTCCAGGGCCACCCGGTGCACACCGTTCAGGCGGGCCCGCCGTCCGGGGCGGCTGAGGCCAGTGGTCCGGCGGTGCTGCTGGTGCACGGTTTCGGTGCCTCCACCGACCACTGGCGCTTCAACATTCCGGTGCTGGCGGAACGGCACGAGGTGCACGCCATCGATCTGCTCGGCTTCGGGCGCAGCGCCAAGCCGCAGGGGCTGGCCTACGGCGGGGCGCTCTGGCGGGATCAGCTGATCGCCTATGTGCAGGAGCGCATCGGCCGGCCCACCGTGCTGGTGGGCAATTCCCTGGGCGGATTCGCCTCCCTCGCCGCCGGTGCCGCACTGGGCGAGACCGCGGCCGGTGTGGTGCTGCTCAATGCGGCCGGCCCCTTCAGCGACGAGCTGCAGCAGCCGGTCGGCTGGGCGGCTGCGGCACGCCGCAACCTGATCCGGGGGCTGCTGCGCAACCCTCTGCTGCAGCGTCTCCTGTTCGAGAACCTGCGCCGTCCCGCCAGCGTGCGCCGCACCCTGAATCAGGTGTACATCGATCGCCGCAACGTCGACGACGAGCTGGTGGAGGCGATCCTGCGGCCCTCCCGCGATCCGGGGGCCTTCGGGGTGTTCCGCACCGTGTTCGACATTCCCCGCGGCGAGCCCCTCGATGGCCTTCTCTCCGGCCTGGCCTCACCGCTGCTGCTGCTCTGGGGCATCCGGGATCCCTGGATCGATGCCGAACGCCGCCGCTCCCGCTTCCAGCGCCATGCCCCGGCGGCCACCACCGAGGTGGTGCTCGAGGCGGGGCATTGCCCGCACGACGAGGTGCCCGACCAGGTGAACGGCGCTCTGCTGGAGTGGCTGGCGGGCCTCCCCCAGCCCTCCATCGCGGCCAGCGCCTGA